One genomic window of Hymenobacter sp. J193 includes the following:
- a CDS encoding MBL fold metallo-hydrolase — translation MKFPLMLTAALAAFAVQAQAQTTAAAATPRVAADQITTKKGPLTVQPITHGSVVFMWNGKSIYVDPYGGAEAYAGLAAPDVILITDIHGDHLDPKTLAGLSTGKTLMVVPQAVAAQLPAEYKAQVRVLANGQRLDTLGLSISAIPMYNLPEAADAMHPKGRGNGYVLSLGGKNVYLSGDTEDIAEMRALKNIDVAFVCMNLPYTMDVAQAAQGVLAFKPGIIYPYHYRGQNGLSDVDSFRKTVNAANKKIDVRLRNWYPAAR, via the coding sequence ATGAAATTTCCCCTTATGCTCACGGCCGCGCTGGCTGCTTTTGCGGTTCAGGCGCAGGCCCAAACCACCGCCGCCGCTGCCACGCCGCGCGTAGCGGCCGACCAGATTACCACTAAAAAAGGACCGCTCACGGTGCAGCCTATCACGCACGGCAGCGTAGTTTTCATGTGGAATGGTAAGAGCATTTACGTAGACCCCTACGGTGGAGCGGAGGCCTATGCCGGGCTGGCCGCGCCCGATGTTATCCTCATTACCGACATCCACGGTGACCACCTGGACCCTAAAACGCTGGCGGGCCTCTCCACGGGCAAGACCCTGATGGTAGTGCCCCAGGCGGTAGCCGCGCAGCTGCCGGCGGAGTACAAAGCGCAGGTACGCGTTCTGGCCAACGGCCAGCGGCTCGATACGCTGGGCCTGAGTATCTCGGCCATTCCCATGTACAACCTGCCCGAAGCGGCTGACGCAATGCACCCCAAGGGCCGGGGCAACGGCTACGTGCTGAGCCTTGGCGGTAAAAATGTGTATTTGTCCGGCGACACCGAAGACATTGCCGAAATGCGTGCCCTGAAAAACATTGACGTGGCGTTTGTGTGCATGAACCTGCCCTATACCATGGATGTGGCGCAGGCCGCGCAGGGAGTATTAGCTTTCAAGCCGGGCATCATTTATCCTTACCATTACCGTGGCCAGAACGGCCTGAGCGACGTGGACAGCTTCAGGAAAACGGTGAATGCGGCCAACAAGAAAATCGACGTGCGGCTGCGCAACTGGTATCCGGCTGCCCGGTAA
- a CDS encoding glycosyltransferase translates to MALDPGWVRTMLAAATPEVGVVTGITTADGSLFGRLQGLDWLFGLNLIRLLTDRGVPVTAVGNNMLVRRAAYEAIGGYETLVFSISEDLQLFQLVVSQGWQFRNLVAPQVLGISAPQPTVRHLLRQRKRWMKGAARLPWQLSVLFGAYALFYTVLGWPGLLPLGAIGALYTGKVLCQTLFLVVTLRQAGRRETLGVLLLYEFYLVAMSLAVLAYTAWPRPIEWKARRYDWARA, encoded by the coding sequence ATGGCCCTCGACCCCGGCTGGGTGCGGACCATGCTGGCGGCCGCTACCCCGGAAGTGGGGGTTGTAACCGGCATCACCACGGCCGATGGCTCGCTGTTTGGCCGCTTGCAGGGGCTCGATTGGCTGTTCGGGCTCAACCTGATTCGCCTGCTCACTGACCGGGGCGTGCCCGTAACGGCAGTGGGCAACAACATGCTGGTGCGTCGGGCTGCCTACGAGGCCATTGGCGGCTACGAAACCTTGGTCTTCAGCATCAGCGAAGACTTACAGTTATTTCAGCTGGTGGTAAGCCAGGGCTGGCAGTTTCGCAACCTGGTTGCGCCGCAGGTGCTGGGCATTTCGGCCCCGCAGCCCACGGTGCGGCATCTGCTGCGCCAACGCAAGCGCTGGATGAAAGGCGCCGCACGCCTGCCCTGGCAGCTGAGTGTGCTGTTCGGGGCCTACGCCTTGTTCTACACGGTGCTCGGCTGGCCCGGACTTTTACCGCTAGGTGCCATTGGGGCCCTGTATACCGGCAAAGTGCTGTGTCAAACCCTGTTTCTGGTTGTTACGCTGCGGCAGGCCGGCCGGCGCGAAACACTGGGCGTTTTGCTGCTGTACGAATTCTACCTGGTAGCCATGTCGCTGGCCGTGCTGGCTTACACGGCGTGGCCGCGTCCCATTGAGTGGAAGGCGCGCCGCTACGACTGGGCCAGGGCCTGA
- a CDS encoding VWA domain-containing protein, whose product MKISWATHFGWAEAVAVSLFVVLYLGYIFRTRRLARPFGQRGWRLAWKLPLRLFYFTLLLISLLGPAVGVTQQAVRTTGKDVWLLVDLSRSMDAPDVAPTRLQKARAELTRLVSRFQADRIGLIVFGAEAYVQCPLTYDQGALELFLNSLQTSLLPAGPTNLAPPLELALRRLAATPAPAGMPPRALAVVLVSDGEDFGENLEPVLREVSRAGVRLFTVGVGTAEGSRIPRPQGGYVRDAKGRDAVTRLEPATLRRLAEQTNGRYFELTAQRNEFAQLVNALNRVEGQAEQVRTVAVADNRYRYPLLLGLALLLLDVLVTVRVIRP is encoded by the coding sequence ATGAAAATCAGCTGGGCAACCCATTTTGGGTGGGCAGAAGCGGTGGCTGTCAGCCTCTTCGTGGTGCTTTACCTGGGCTACATTTTCCGCACCCGGCGGCTGGCCCGGCCTTTCGGACAGCGGGGCTGGCGCCTGGCCTGGAAGCTGCCGCTGCGCCTGTTTTATTTTACCCTCCTGCTGATTTCCCTGCTGGGCCCGGCCGTGGGCGTAACGCAGCAGGCCGTGCGCACCACCGGCAAGGACGTGTGGCTGCTGGTGGATTTGTCGCGCTCCATGGATGCCCCCGACGTTGCCCCTACCCGCCTGCAGAAAGCCCGCGCCGAGCTGACGCGGCTCGTCAGCCGGTTTCAGGCCGACCGCATCGGGCTGATTGTGTTTGGGGCCGAAGCTTACGTGCAGTGCCCGCTTACCTACGACCAAGGCGCCCTGGAGCTGTTTCTGAATTCCCTGCAGACTTCCCTCCTGCCGGCCGGGCCTACCAACCTTGCGCCCCCGCTGGAGCTGGCTCTGCGTCGCCTGGCCGCTACGCCAGCCCCAGCCGGCATGCCGCCCCGGGCCCTGGCCGTGGTGCTGGTCAGTGACGGCGAAGACTTCGGGGAAAACCTGGAGCCCGTGCTGCGCGAGGTGTCGCGGGCCGGGGTACGGCTGTTCACGGTGGGCGTAGGTACGGCCGAAGGCAGCCGGATTCCGCGCCCCCAGGGCGGCTACGTGCGCGACGCCAAAGGCCGTGACGCGGTGACGCGCCTGGAGCCCGCCACCCTGCGCCGCCTGGCCGAGCAAACCAATGGCCGCTATTTCGAGCTTACGGCCCAGCGCAACGAGTTTGCGCAGCTGGTAAACGCCCTCAACCGAGTGGAAGGCCAGGCCGAGCAGGTGCGCACCGTGGCCGTGGCCGACAACCGCTACCGCTACCCCCTGCTGCTGGGGCTGGCGCTATTGCTGCTGGATGTACTGGTAACTGTGCGCGTGATCCGGCCATGA
- a CDS encoding glycosyltransferase family 2 protein, translating to MAFSLVFFSLFFGLCALVLVLVLLPRPALPRLTHLPRVSILVAARNEASTIERCLRSLAAMNYPVELLEILIGDDASTDDTMAVVQRFIADKPQFRLLPIRHRLGTAQGKSNVLAQLCRAATTDFFSLPTPTWPSTPAGCGPCWRPLPRKWGL from the coding sequence ATGGCGTTTTCGCTTGTATTCTTCAGCTTGTTTTTCGGGCTTTGCGCCCTGGTGCTGGTATTGGTGCTACTGCCCCGGCCGGCGCTGCCCCGGCTCACGCACCTGCCGCGCGTGAGCATTTTGGTGGCGGCCCGCAACGAGGCATCTACCATTGAGCGTTGCCTCCGTAGCCTCGCCGCAATGAATTATCCGGTAGAACTGCTCGAAATTCTTATCGGCGACGATGCCTCGACCGACGACACAATGGCGGTGGTGCAGCGCTTTATTGCTGATAAGCCCCAGTTCCGGCTCTTGCCCATCCGGCACCGGCTGGGCACGGCCCAGGGCAAAAGCAACGTGCTGGCTCAGCTCTGCCGGGCTGCCACCACCGACTTTTTCTCATTACCGACGCCGACATGGCCCTCGACCCCGGCTGGGTGCGGACCATGCTGGCGGCCGCTACCCCGGAAGTGGGGGTTGTAA
- a CDS encoding tetratricopeptide repeat protein — MRSVLVILLVISTWGGLTGIRVRNEAVQAGTRAYRAHRYAAAVQHYQRALAAVRRPDEALELNLAHAAWQANQPVLARAYYSRLLNSSSGPLRSVAQQQLGVLQARRGDYAQAARLLRQALLTNPRNATARYNYEAVMRYLARRPDPETPPPASPTPPTRSATPTSSSPNPRPATSRAGS, encoded by the coding sequence ATGAGAAGCGTACTCGTCATATTATTGGTGATTTCCACCTGGGGCGGCCTCACGGGCATCCGCGTCCGCAATGAGGCGGTGCAGGCGGGCACCCGGGCCTATCGCGCCCACCGCTACGCCGCCGCCGTGCAGCACTACCAGCGCGCCCTGGCAGCTGTTCGTCGGCCCGATGAAGCGCTTGAGCTGAACCTGGCCCACGCCGCCTGGCAGGCCAATCAGCCCGTGCTGGCCCGCGCCTACTACAGCCGCCTCCTCAACAGCAGTAGCGGCCCACTGCGCAGCGTGGCCCAGCAGCAGCTGGGGGTGCTTCAGGCGCGGCGCGGCGACTACGCCCAGGCGGCCCGTCTGCTACGGCAGGCGCTGCTCACCAACCCCCGTAACGCCACGGCCCGCTACAACTACGAAGCCGTAATGCGCTATCTGGCCCGCCGGCCCGACCCCGAAACGCCTCCCCCGGCCAGCCCAACGCCCCCGACCAGGTCAGCAACTCCGACGAGCAGCAGCCCAAACCCCAGGCCGGCGACGAGCAGAGCGGGCAGCTAA
- a CDS encoding toxin-antitoxin system YwqK family antitoxin — MKHLFVLLLLLSATLAQAQQLRRLTSYFDSTSTRKREIYSALVGRDTVMEGPYKRFYRSGKLEAQTRYAAGKRDSAYVEFHPDGGRRLEVTYRQGVRQGAFKTYYANGKPAQEGSYDNDQPTGTLRYYHPNGEVKLETTLTNGQPAGAVRELYASGKIKAEITYQNGQANGPMKTYYENGQLQSEATLNKGLLAGPYKTYYNNGQLETDVAADRTGHGTYRSYYRSGKLRTEGNYAPATLVGRAIKNPLGDDLTAQAKKLVGGTSNLDGPVKTYYESGGIKSTQQYRQGVLQGTQEDFYETGKLERKTEYSNQARDRKITIYTPAGAVQAEQLYKNGQPNGLWRTYFPDTKQVQLQETYLNGRLAGEQLTYFPSGTVQRKKLFENGKVTGLSPEYYPSGKLKAETTYVKGLRTGAYRQLREDGTPEVAGTFRNDRETGTWTYFAADGKTIQEKKTYRNGQVVPEGSTPAAKPRAPVKRK, encoded by the coding sequence ATGAAGCATCTTTTTGTCTTGTTGCTCCTGCTCTCGGCCACCCTTGCCCAGGCCCAGCAGCTACGCCGTCTTACCTCGTATTTCGACTCTACCAGCACCCGCAAGCGCGAAATCTACTCGGCGCTGGTAGGGCGCGACACGGTGATGGAAGGCCCGTACAAGCGGTTTTACCGCTCCGGCAAGCTGGAAGCCCAGACGCGCTACGCGGCCGGCAAGCGCGACTCGGCCTACGTGGAGTTTCACCCTGATGGCGGCCGGCGGCTGGAGGTAACCTACCGCCAGGGCGTACGGCAGGGCGCGTTCAAAACGTACTACGCCAACGGCAAACCCGCTCAGGAAGGCAGTTACGACAACGACCAGCCCACCGGTACGCTGCGCTACTATCACCCCAACGGCGAAGTGAAGCTGGAAACCACCCTCACCAACGGGCAACCGGCCGGGGCCGTGCGCGAGCTGTACGCTTCGGGCAAGATCAAGGCAGAAATAACCTACCAGAACGGGCAGGCCAACGGCCCAATGAAGACCTACTACGAAAACGGACAGCTGCAAAGTGAGGCTACCCTGAACAAAGGCCTGCTGGCCGGCCCCTACAAAACCTACTACAACAACGGCCAGCTAGAAACTGATGTGGCCGCCGACCGTACCGGCCACGGCACCTACCGCAGCTACTACCGCTCGGGCAAGCTGCGCACCGAAGGCAACTACGCGCCGGCCACGCTCGTGGGCCGGGCCATCAAGAATCCGTTGGGTGACGACCTCACCGCTCAGGCCAAAAAGCTGGTGGGCGGCACCAGCAACCTCGACGGCCCGGTGAAAACCTACTACGAAAGCGGCGGCATCAAAAGCACCCAGCAGTACCGCCAAGGCGTGCTGCAGGGTACGCAGGAGGATTTTTATGAAACCGGGAAGCTGGAGCGCAAAACTGAATACAGCAACCAGGCCCGCGACCGAAAAATAACCATCTACACGCCCGCCGGCGCCGTACAGGCCGAGCAGCTCTACAAAAACGGCCAGCCAAACGGCCTCTGGCGCACATATTTTCCTGACACCAAACAAGTGCAGCTGCAGGAAACCTACCTCAACGGGCGCCTCGCCGGTGAGCAACTCACTTATTTTCCGTCCGGCACGGTCCAGCGCAAAAAGCTATTCGAGAACGGCAAAGTCACCGGCCTGAGCCCCGAGTACTACCCCTCGGGCAAGCTGAAAGCCGAAACCACCTATGTAAAAGGCTTGCGCACCGGGGCCTACCGCCAGCTGCGCGAAGATGGAACTCCCGAAGTTGCCGGCACTTTCCGCAACGACCGTGAAACCGGCACCTGGACGTATTTCGCCGCCGACGGCAAAACCATTCAGGAGAAGAAAACCTACCGCAACGGCCAGGTAGTGCCCGAAGGCAGCACCCCCGCCGCCAAACCCAGGGCCCCCGTGAAACGAAAGTAG
- a CDS encoding acetyl-CoA C-acyltransferase — translation MQIKEVVIVAAVRTPIGSFGGSLASLSATELGAVALKGALEKAGVDGQQVQQVIMGNVISANLGQAPARQAAKKAGLPDTVECTTVNKVCASGTKAIMMGAQAIMLGQADVVLAGGMESMSNVPYYLDKARFGAKYGHGQMIDGLVRDGLWDPYHDYAMGNAADATAAHYGISREEQDAFARQSYERSAEAAKAGKKADEIVPVTITVRGKETVISDDEEYTKVDFAKFAGLKPAFTKEGTVTAANASTLNDGAAAVLLMSREKAEELGVQPLALIRGFADAEQAPEWFTTTPSLAIPKALKNAGVEASEVDFYEINEAFSVVSLANNKLLNLEGTKVNVYGGAVSLGHPLGASGARIVTTLVNVLRNEGGKIGVTGICNGGGGASSIVVEKL, via the coding sequence ATGCAAATCAAAGAAGTGGTAATCGTAGCGGCCGTGCGCACGCCCATCGGCTCGTTCGGCGGTAGCCTGGCGTCGCTGTCAGCTACGGAGCTGGGCGCAGTTGCGCTGAAAGGTGCCCTGGAAAAAGCCGGCGTCGATGGCCAGCAGGTGCAGCAGGTGATTATGGGCAACGTCATTTCGGCCAACCTGGGTCAGGCTCCGGCCCGCCAGGCGGCCAAGAAAGCCGGCCTGCCCGATACCGTGGAGTGCACCACCGTCAACAAAGTGTGCGCCTCGGGCACCAAGGCCATTATGATGGGCGCCCAGGCCATCATGCTGGGCCAAGCCGACGTGGTGCTGGCCGGCGGCATGGAAAGCATGTCGAACGTGCCTTATTACCTCGATAAAGCCCGTTTTGGCGCCAAATACGGCCACGGCCAGATGATTGACGGCCTAGTGCGGGACGGCCTTTGGGACCCGTACCACGACTACGCTATGGGCAACGCCGCCGACGCTACGGCCGCGCACTACGGCATCAGCCGCGAAGAGCAGGATGCCTTTGCCCGCCAGAGCTATGAGCGCAGCGCCGAGGCGGCCAAAGCGGGCAAGAAAGCGGATGAAATTGTGCCCGTGACCATCACCGTGCGCGGCAAGGAAACCGTCATCAGCGACGACGAGGAATATACCAAGGTGGACTTCGCCAAGTTTGCCGGCCTCAAGCCCGCTTTCACCAAGGAAGGCACCGTAACTGCGGCCAACGCCTCTACCCTCAACGACGGCGCTGCCGCCGTGCTGCTGATGAGCCGCGAGAAGGCCGAGGAGCTGGGCGTGCAGCCGCTGGCCCTGATCCGGGGCTTCGCCGATGCCGAACAGGCACCGGAGTGGTTTACGACCACGCCTTCGCTGGCCATTCCGAAGGCCCTGAAAAATGCCGGCGTAGAAGCTTCAGAAGTGGATTTCTACGAAATCAACGAGGCCTTCTCAGTGGTTTCTTTGGCCAACAACAAGCTCCTGAACCTGGAAGGCACCAAGGTGAACGTGTACGGCGGGGCCGTGAGCCTGGGCCACCCGCTGGGTGCTTCCGGCGCCCGCATTGTGACGACGCTGGTGAACGTGCTGCGCAACGAAGGCGGCAAAATCGGCGTGACGGGTATCTGCAACGGCGGCGGCGGAGCCAGCAGCATTGTAGTAGAGAAGCTCTAA